The following coding sequences are from one Candidatus Rokuibacteriota bacterium window:
- a CDS encoding phenylacetate--CoA ligase family protein, with protein MSFLLEKSLASASRLHQVATHAYYRNPFYREKFMKAGVTPDQIHRPEDLSLLPFTDREELEGDPWILLSVPKDQLAQAHLSTGTSGRLPLYVFFNWEDLYVRGLMPLLSEAPAARLLGIAQGEIVFNALPYEVSVTGLAIHRALQDGIGACVVPVGKGGFYADPAKTLKLMRALGGDHLFTTPSYALHLAELAGGSGISIPGEIRLRSLWLIGEPCSRALRRRIEDLWGCPAFLYYGSLECGPVGLECSMRDGYHVASNFVHVEVVPGADVPDADADPPVGEVVVTVLWRQASPLLRFRTGDLGCWEPSACRCGIPGPRLRLRGRAEDVVAAVEPPRFALDIEEVLLALPGVSPWYRLKPEAGSVRVLLPGPPIEDRGSLSESIRAELHRRFGLACSVEFVPDLGYSGGKLLRVIGEQSGGGP; from the coding sequence ATGTCCTTTCTGCTCGAGAAGTCTCTGGCCTCAGCGTCGCGGCTCCATCAGGTCGCGACCCATGCCTACTATCGGAATCCGTTCTACCGGGAAAAGTTCATGAAGGCGGGCGTGACTCCCGACCAGATTCACCGTCCTGAGGACCTGTCGTTGCTCCCGTTCACGGACCGGGAGGAACTGGAAGGAGATCCCTGGATCCTCCTGTCGGTCCCCAAGGACCAGCTCGCCCAGGCCCATCTCTCAACCGGGACCAGCGGCAGGCTGCCGCTCTACGTGTTCTTCAACTGGGAGGATCTGTACGTTCGCGGGCTCATGCCGCTCCTGTCCGAGGCGCCCGCGGCGCGGCTCCTGGGAATCGCCCAAGGGGAGATCGTGTTCAACGCCCTTCCGTACGAGGTGAGCGTGACCGGCCTGGCGATCCATCGGGCTCTCCAGGATGGGATCGGCGCGTGCGTGGTGCCGGTGGGGAAAGGCGGGTTCTACGCCGATCCTGCCAAGACGCTGAAGCTGATGCGCGCCCTCGGGGGCGATCACCTGTTCACGACCCCGTCCTACGCCCTGCACCTGGCAGAGCTCGCCGGGGGCTCGGGGATCAGCATCCCGGGGGAGATCAGGTTGAGATCCCTCTGGCTCATCGGCGAGCCGTGCTCTCGGGCGCTGCGGCGTCGCATCGAGGATCTCTGGGGGTGTCCTGCCTTCCTCTACTACGGATCGCTGGAGTGCGGGCCCGTCGGCCTTGAGTGTTCGATGCGGGACGGCTATCACGTGGCCTCCAACTTCGTCCACGTCGAAGTCGTTCCAGGCGCGGATGTGCCGGACGCCGACGCGGACCCTCCCGTGGGCGAGGTCGTCGTCACCGTGCTGTGGCGGCAGGCTTCCCCGCTCTTGCGGTTTCGGACGGGGGATCTGGGGTGCTGGGAGCCGTCAGCCTGTCGCTGCGGGATCCCGGGCCCGCGGCTGCGCCTCCGCGGGCGCGCGGAGGACGTGGTCGCAGCCGTCGAGCCGCCCCGCTTCGCCCTGGACATCGAGGAGGTGCTGCTGGCTCTCCCGGGGGTGAGCCCCTGGTACCGGCTCAAACCCGAGGCCGGCTCGGTGCGCGTGCTGCTGCCCGGGCCACCGATCGAGGATCGAGGGTCGCTCAGCGAGTCGATCCGGGCCGAGCTCCACCGACGCTTCGGCCTCGCCTGTTCCGTGGAGTTCGTCCCGGACCTCGGGTACTCCGGGGGGAAGCTCCTCAGGGTGATCGGGGAGCAATCGGGAGGCGGGCCGTGA